One Fusarium musae strain F31 chromosome 6, whole genome shotgun sequence DNA segment encodes these proteins:
- a CDS encoding hypothetical protein (EggNog:ENOG41) yields the protein MDVDNEHSDAGSQRQPSAEHTPQGASAQVGGASSQGNPTPTSIQSSNTPSTASGPATTNVTHTQNSKRRRGLGVVTPNACTECRKKRAKCDGKKPCGRCRAQKDAECVYEIPVRQSKENLRTEIETLRQKQRSSDQVFAALVRPELWEEVLTRLRGGQPIETISEWLASAPRPGERSIPSFPSRSEGPTMGPTPGFPGGSLGTLAAISLGANHQQSQQSSMRPEMGQHSPWQSSFSQTGSTRSNSHPDVMNWQTDMRGPPQNRVGSWAEGMNPDQISDGLPRYRGVEQILSPLNEPGLRTPTSTWTVITGDSVLVQHLLALYFCWEYPTFASLSKEHFLQDFQEGRNRYCSPILVNALLALGCRFSTQPMSRANPNDPYTSGDHFFKESLRLFAQETDHHSLTTIQALGIMSIREASCGRDSESWYYAGQSIRLAIEMGLHRIMDEGDEDELAVQSATFWGAFALDQ from the exons ATGGATGTCGACAACGAACATTCGGACGCTGGTAGTCAACGGCAACCCAGTGCTGAACACACGCCGCAAGGAGCTTCTGCGCAGGTTGGGGGAGCTTCCTCACAAGGGAATCCTACCCCCACCTCAATTCAGTCCTCCAATACGCCCTCGACTGCATCAGGTCCTGCAACAACCAACGTCACCCATACACAAAACTCGAAACGTCGCCGAGGGCTGGGTGTTGTGACGCCCAATGCCTGCACGGAATGCCGCAAGAAGCGCGCAAAG TGCGATGGCAAAAAACCGTGCGGACGATGTAGAGCACAGAAAGATGCCGAATGTGTGTACGAGATTCCCGTGCGCCAGTCGAAGGAGAACCTCCGAACCGAAATCGAAACTCTTCGACAGAAGCAGCGTTCAAGTGACCAAGTCTTCGCTGCTCTTGTCCGACCAGAACTATGGGAAGAGGTCTTGACCCGCCTTCGGGGCGGCCAACCCATCGAAACCATTTCAGAATGGCTAGCAAGCGCACCACGCCCTGGGGAGCGTTCGATACCTTCGTTTCCCTCCCGTTCCGAGGGACCTACCATGGGACCTACCCCGGGGTTCCCTGGAGGTTCGCTGGGTACATTGGCAGCCATAAGCCTTGGTGCGAACCATCAACAATCGCAGCAGTCTTCCATGAGGCCCGAGATGGGTCAGCATAGTCCCTGGCAATCTTCCTTCAGCCAAACCGGATCAACGAGGAGCAACTCACACCCCGATGTCATGAACTGGCAGACAGATATGCGAGGGCCGCCACAAAATCGAGTTGGGTCTTGGGCCGAGGGGATGAACCCTGATCAAATCTCGGACGGTCTTCCACGATATCGTGGAGTTGAACAGATCCTGTCACCATTGAATGAACCGGGGCTGCGAACACCGACTTCAACTTGGACCGTGATTACCGGCGATAGCGTTCTTGTTCAACATCTTTTGGCGTTGTATTTCTGCTGGGAGTATCCAACATTTGCTTCTCTGAGTAAAGAACACTTTCTACAGGATTTCCAAGAGGGACGGAATCGATATTGCTCACCGATACTGGTGAATGCCCTTCTTGCATTGGGGTGTCGCTTTTCGACGCAGCCCATGTCTCGAGCCAATCCCAACGACCCTTATACGTCTGGCGACCACTTCTTCAAGGAGTCACTGAGGCTATTTGCCCAGGAAACGGATCACCACTCCCTCACAACTATTCAAGCTTTGGGGATAATGTCGATCCGAGAGGCTAGTTGCGGGCGAGATTCGGAGAGCTGGTATTACGCTGGGCAGAGTATTCGACTCGCCATTGAGATGGGACTTCACCGGATAATGGacgaaggagatgaagatgaactcGCTGTGCAGTCAGCAACCTTTTGGGGTGCTTTTGCGCTTGACCAGTGA
- a CDS encoding hypothetical protein (EggNog:ENOG41), which translates to MYTQYLNWYDRIPEVLRLGHNFTPAVLFAHMYYHFAILLLFRPLIKLRIIGSKVSPRDVCSQAADAIQGLLRSYSSLYTLRRTPSFVPYFVLTSAIMHLAIGATTVGGSDTTEADIEKAVKVDPRVAESITQGISDLTEMAPCHQFAEQALNILRYLAAKWDIDVENNVDKLTAEEYDRLVLPHTGSLNFFSPNLREGDITCQWGAGPFMGEQSPSVQKTGDNMENPLFWPFPMQGRPILPNGIELEHAGFAII; encoded by the exons ATGTACACACAGTACCTCAATTGGTATGATCGTATACCTGAGGTCCTTCGACTGGGGCACAATTTCACCCCAGCTGTGCTGTTCGCTCA CATGTACTATCATTTCGCGATCCTACTCTTGTTCCGGCCTCTAATCAAGCTACGGATCATTGGATCCAAGGTTTCGCCTCGCGATGTGTGCTCACAAGCGGCCGACGCCATTCAAGGCCTTCTAAGATCTTACTCTTCACTCTACACTTTGCGACGAACGCCCTCGTTCGTACCATATTTTGTCCTCACATCCGCCATCATGCACCTAGCGATTGGTGCAACAACTGTTGGCGGCTCGGATACGACCGAGGCGGACATAGAGAAAGCGGTCAAGGTGGATCCTCGTGTGGCCGAATCCATCACTCAAGGTATTTCAGACCTCACTGAGATGGCTCCTTGCCACCAATTCGCTGAGCAGGCTCTCAACATACTACGCTATTTGGCCGCAAAGTGGGACATTGATGTCGAGAACAACGTCGATAAGCTCACAGCAGAAGAGTACGACCGTTTGGTGTTGCCGCATACGGGGagtctcaacttcttctcgccCAACCTTAGAGAGGGAGACATTACGTGCCAATGGGGTGCGGGACCATTCATGGGAGAGCAATCACCTTCTGTGCAGAAGACAGGAGACAATATGGAAAACCCCCTCTTCTGGCCTTTCCCGATGCAAGGACGGCCGATTCTTCCCAATGGCATCGAGTTGGAACATGCAGGTTTTGCGATCATATAG
- a CDS encoding hypothetical protein (EggNog:ENOG41) produces MGDQYQQIPRDQTTSEIITQHVKHKNNLPKTGSVPWHLAPEFPHSSELMSIDPAPLPPPPIIKELSGRDAKNAYLEFQYITNRFEGTELLRQAINCFRNKPRMMEGDRDNFYIYTQVHVQGYLFARSGAACRIAFSTERSPTKVEWKQTNRLTAGTLIALSPKDDNFNTECYVAVVAARYIVGGLEPDLANGEGKDTPPRIEIFWSDCNNAVFDPSVEMVMLEAKGGYFETVRHAMVGLQHAAKFEQVFPVVYSILRLTPLSSKFDKYIIHESNTEHTTAYLADIPGQTPRIPERADHLDHSQKEALERMTHKELAVIQGPPGTGKTFTSVVAIESYIQTLKSGKEAPPVIVAAQTNHALDQLLDRLSVFEAVIVRLGGRTEDEAIEERTLFNLKAKLGHKSGGSIAGEQARRTVLGTIETLLSECFPAFLIPAEEFLREGLLSDAQYKSLDDDEWESATLVNRDDGTEIECRIAHWLQVIEDDHTLDIRPPQNQAENPAKDDAVEETQQENQKERLKGAFFPMKFNVTGALPSALSKHAAWVHRARRLLKLHQDLYKIKPGDRGMVYRLLREELIRARAQKFPQLLKEYQEACDDIKVQRWENDVKLITHERIEIVGCTTTGLSKYRGMIAALKPRILMIEEAAETREANISSALYPSLDQVVLVGDHQQLVPSVDVRELGRDPYNMHVSLFERLVKLKLPYSMLRVQRRMVPAIREVVNAFYPKLTDHCSVYDPDNRPPIPGMGGKSLWWFDHEGQEVQNANDFSFSNPDEADMIVGFVRYLVQNGVDPERITILTFYKGQVSLITEKLRRDLYLELKNPLKKWSVRTVDGFQGEENDVILLSLVRTVGPGFIGNSNRANVGTSRARCGMYVFGNSQTLVRDENSEAYSTWRKVIDVFEQRQCIDDCLPVTCRNHGTRTNIKNASGWKYIPGGGCDKGCESTCSKGHPCKLTCHKFDHSEVKCLEKCEEVLKCGHSCESLCWQPCKCPSRCDEPPKMKLPLRTSPLPARASKRPNHRPQSRSDRTISGGSSHQTSPTRRSDPFQAPSSLVPTSTPMAQARKHCLEPTSEQIMEVGYYAETMQQVHQGADASKEGSRPDNWSPEKLAKNDKLLAENAKAKRGKKSPELIQISETWHRTTTSDNLDRRREEKVETHWSMKVSTCKKAELGQEKPTEDDEDEGEDEDEDNDLISFD; encoded by the exons ATGGGGGACCAATACCAACAG ATCCCGAGAGATCAGACTACCTCGGAAATCATTACTCAGCATGTCAAGCACAAGAACAATCTGCCAAAGACTGGTAGCGTCCCTTGGCACTTGGCTCCAGAGTTCCCGCACTCGAGTGAGCTCATGTCCATTGATCCTGCTCCATTGCCTCCTCCACCTATCATCAAGGAACTGTCTGGACGTGATGCCAAGAATGCCTACCTTGAGTTTCAGTATATCACAAATCGTTTCGAGGGTACTGAGCTTCTTCGGCAAGCTATCAACTGCTTCAGAAACAAGCCTAGAATGATGGAGGGCGACAGAGACAACTTCTACATCTATACACAA GTACACGTTCAAGGCTACTTGTTTGCTAGATCTGGGGCAGCTTGCCGCATTGCCTTCTCAACGGAGCGCTCACCCACTAAAGTTGAGTGGAAGCAGACAAACCGGCTTACTGCTGGTACCCTTATTGCGCTGTCTCCCAAAGATGACAACTTCAACACCGAATGCTATGTTGCAGTTGTTGCCGCACGATACATCGTGGGTGGCCTAGAACCTGATCTTGCTAATGGCGAGGGCAAGGACACTCCGCCCCGCATCGAGATCTTTTGGTCCGACTGCAACAATGCCGTCTTCGATCCTTCCGTTGAGATGGTGATGCTTGAAGCCAAAGGAGGTTATTTTGAGACTGTTCGCCACGCCATGGTTGGGCTGCAACATGCCGCAAAGTTTGAGCAAGTCTTTCCCGTTGTATACTCAATTCTCAGGCTAACACCCCTCAGTTCCAAGTTTGACAAATACATCATTCATGAGTCCAACACCGAACACACGACCGCCTATCTTGCAGACATTCCAGGACAGACTCCTCGTATTCCTGAAAGAGCTGACCACCTCGACCATTCTCAAAAGGAAGCTTTGGAACGCATGACCCACAAAGAACTGGCTGTCATCCAAGGTCCTCCTGGTACTGGCAAGACATTCACATCCGTTGTAGCCATTGAAAGCTATATCCAGACTCTCAAGTCTGGAAAGGAAGCCCCACCTGTCATAGTTGCTGCTCAAACCAACCACGCTCTCGATCAGCTTCTAGACCGACTCTCGGTTTTTGAAGCCGTCATTGTGCGTCTCGGTGGCCGTACAGAAGACGAGGCGATAGAAGAGCGTACTCTGTTCAATCTCAAAGCCAAGTTAGGTCATAAAAGTGGTGGTAGTATTGCGGGTGAGCAAGCTCGAAGAACGGTTCTCGGCACAATTGAGACGTTGTTGTCGGAATGCTTCCCTGCATTTCTGATCCCAGCTGAAGAGTTTCTTCGAGAAGGACTCCTCTCGGATGCTCAGTACAAGTCgttggatgatgacgagtgGGAATCTGCTACTCTGGTCAATCGTGATGACGGAACTGAGATCGAGTGTCGCATCGCGCACTGGCTCCAGGTCATCGAGGACGACCACACTCTTGACATACGCCCTCCTCAGAACCAGGCTGAGAATCCTGCAAAGGATGACGCTGTTGAAGAAACCCAGCAGGAAAATCAGAAGGAGAGACTCAAGGGTGCTTTCTTTCCCATGAAGTTCAATGTCACCGGTGCCCTTCCGAGCGCACTCTCCAAACATGCCGCCTGGGTCCACCGAGCCCGTAGGCTATTGAAACTGCATCaagatttatataagatCAAGCCAGGTGATCGCGGCATGGTCTATCGCCTCCTACGAGAAGAACTTATCCGCGCACGAGCTCAAAAGTTCCCTCAGCTTCTTAAAGAGTACCAGGAAGCCTGTGATGATATCAAAGTCCAGCGTTGGGAGAACGACGTCAAGCTTATCACACATGAACGTATTGAGATTGTAGGTTGCACAACCACCGGACTATCCAAGTACCGTGGTATGATCGCAGCATTGAAGCCCCGCATATTGATGATCGAGGAAGCGGCCGAAACTCGAGAAGCCAACATTAGTTCCGCTCTCTATCCCAGTCTGGACCAAGTCGTACTTGTCGGCGATCACCAGCAACTGGTCCCATCTGTAGATGTGCGAGAACTCGGCCGCGATCCCTACAATATGCATGTGTCTTTGTTTGAGCGTCTGGTCAAGCTCAAGTTGCCATACAGTATGCTCCGAGTTCAGCGTCGTATGGTCCCTGCAATTCGCGAAGTGGTCAACGCGTTCTACCCCAAGCTCACCGATCATTGCTCCGTCTACGACCCAGACAACCGACCTCCAATACCGGGCATGGGCGGGAAGAGCCTTTGGTGGTTTGATCACGAGGGACAAGAGGTGCAGAATGCCAACGACTTTTCATTTTCGAACCCAGATGAAGCCGACATGATAGTGGGCTTCGTGCGATATCTTGTTCAGAACGGTGTTGACCCAGAACGTATCACTATTTTGACGTTCTACAAGGGGCAGGTTTCTCTCATCACGGAAAAGCTTCGTCGCGACCTGTATCTCGAGCTCAAGAATCCGTTGAAGAAGTGGTCCGTAAGGACCGTCGACGGTTTCCAGGGCGAGGAGAACGATGTCATTCTGCTGTCTCTAGTTCGAACCGTTGGTCCCGGCTTCATTGGCAATTCGAATCGGGCAAACGTGGGTACCAGCCGAGCGAGATGCGGAATGTATGTCTTTGGCAACTCTCAAACACTTGTGCGAGATGAGAATTCTGAGGCGTACAGTACATGGAGAAAGGTCATCGATGTGTTTGAACAACGCCAGTGTATCGACGACTGCCTTCCCGTCACTTGCCGTAACCACGGAACGCGAACAAACATCAAGAATGCCAGTGGATGGAAGTACATCCCTGGAGGCGGCTGCGACAAAGGTTGCGAGTCCACATGTTCAAAGGGTCATCCATGCAAGCTCACTTGCCACAAGTTCGACCACAGTGAGGTCAAATGCTTGGAGAAGTGCGAAGAGGTCCTGAAGTGTGGCCACAGTTGCGAATCACTTTGTTGGCAACCTTGCAAATGCCCTTCACGATGCGATGAGCCTCCAAAGATGAAGTTGCCCCTTAGAACTTCTCCATTACCTGCTCGAGCTTCCAAAAGGCCTAACCATCGCCCTCAGTCACGAAGCGACAGAACAATCTCGGGAGGGTCCAGCCATCAAACGTCCCCAACTCGCCGGTCTGATCCATTCCAAGCTCCAAGTTCCCTGGTGCCAACTTCAACTCCTATGGCACAAGCTCGAAAACATTGTTTAGAGCCAACCAGTGAACAGATTATGGAGGTGGGATACTACGCTGAAACCATGCAGCAGGTCCACCAGGGCGCAGATGCCTCAAAGGAGGGTTCTCGCCCCGACAACTGGAGCCCCGAGAAACTGGCCAAGAATGACAAACTACTGGCAGAGaacgccaaggccaagagggGTAAGAAGAGCCCAGAGCTCATACAGATCAGTGAGACCTGGCACCGAACGACAACATCAGACAATCTTGATCGGCGACGTGAAGAGAAAGTGGAAACACATTGGTCAATGAAGGTCTCAACTTGCAAAAAAGCTGAACTCGGCCAAGAGAAGCCTaccgaagatgacgaggacgagggcgaggatgaggatgaggacaaTGACTTGATCAGCTTCGATTGA
- a CDS encoding hypothetical protein (BUSCO:EOG092614UB) has product MNTLDDDRLSASSADSDNDNDNDNDNDNDRNDVDETMEDADDNGDQDQDAEGDDDDNNDDNNDDDDDDDDNADADADADGEGEESQPPATDSNDQASTQIKSEPDDSQSQPRKSATPAPSLDKRWPQPSPEYISAASYDIVPTMAAPQSTSVNAMAITPDLRYWITGGSDGYIRKYDGPNTINGKLALTVAQRHPFVDSVTKAGILMSYWENEEPPPPGRGDQEHILSPVYSLAVQSQALWLLSGLESGGINLQSVRHDEGKRIHCLQQHTNAVSVLTMAQDEKSVLSGGWDKNIFDWDLNTGQTIRSFDGNAGQISALELRPASGAPIPEDDDEPPPPTTMTTNNAAPIANGNFTDPLTNDGVDDMSAEFNANPSNGDGDGAASPAHDSLFGGSDAGSLFGETKEDQPFGNDDDEFAAVMPGHGHDSAMDHSADMAALDAGKDPEPEPEPVPEPGPVVEPPQPEPSQDTSDAMDVDLVPAPTQATEPSQDALPKSEPTSPSLLLTTHTPTNHDPTQTSNTTFLSAAMDGTLRIWDRRQQGPVARIGTRNGVPPWCMGACWSPSGNNIYAGRRNGTVEEYNIHKAKRNWEPHRTLKFPGGSGAVSAVRPMINGRHLVCASHDIMRLYDLRESSMKHSSVPFLIIPGPPRAGVISSLYIDPTSRYMLSAAGTRGWEGTSTEVLIGYEINATNG; this is encoded by the exons ATGAACACCCTAGACGATGATCGCCTGTCCGCCAGCTCAGCTGACTCggacaacgacaacgacaacgataATGACAACGATAACGACCGCAATGACGTCGACGAGACAATGGAGGACGCTGATGACAACGGGGATCAGGATCAAGATGCAGAAGgcgatgacgacgataacAACGACGATaacaacgacgacgacgatgacgacgatgacaacGCCGATGCAGACGCCGATGCAGacggtgaaggtgaagagtCCCAGCCGCCTGCCACAGACTCAAACGATCAAGCGAGCACCCAGATAAAATCTGAACCCGACGATTCGCAATCCCAACCCAGGAAATCAGCTACACCCGCCCCGAGTCTCGACAAGCGGTGGCCCCAGCCGTCCCCCGAGTACATCAGCGCTGCGTCCTACGACATCGTGCCGACAATGGCGGCGCCGCAATCGACGAGTGTCAACGCCATGGCTATCACACCCGACTTGAGGTACTGGATCACCGGAGGTTCGGACGGGTATATTCGTAAATATGACGGGCCCAATACCATCAATGGCAAGCTCGCCTTGACGGTTGCGCAGAGGCACCCGTTTGTGGATAGCGTTACCAAGGCTGGCATACTCATGTCGTACTGGGAGAACGAGGAGCCGCCGCCTCCGGGACGGGGAGACCAGGAACATATTCTCTCACCTGTTTACTCTCTTGCTGTGCAATCGCAGGCTCTTTGGTTGCTATCTGGTCTGGAGTCTGGCGGTATTAATCTCCAGAGCGTTCGACATGACGAGGGCAAGAGAATTCACTGTCTGCAGCAGCATACAAACGCTGTATCTGTCTTGACAATGGCACAGGATGAAAAGAGCGTTCTCAGCGGTGGATGGGACAAGAACATCTTTGATTGGGATCTCAACACCGGCCAAACGATCAGAAGCTTCGATGGCAACGCAGGTCAAATCTCAGCTCTTGAACTCCGTCCTGCAAGCGGCGCTCCCATCCcagaagacgacgatgaaccaccgcctccaacaacaatgaCCACAAACAATGCAGCGCCTATAGCGAATGGGAACTTTACAGATCCGCTCACCAACGATGGAGTCGACGACATGTCCGCCGAGTTCAACGCCAACCCCAGCAACGGCGATGGTGACGGTGCAGCCTCACCCGCGCACGACAGTCTCTTTGGAGGAAGTGACGCGGGGAGTTTATTCGGCGAGACAAAGGAAGACCAACCCTTTGgcaacgacgacgatgaatTCGCTGCCGTCATGCCCGGCCATGGTCATGATAGCGCTATGGACCATTCAGCAGACATGGCCGCTCTCGACGCAGGAAAAGACCCAGAACCTGAGCCCGAACCTGTTCCGGAACCCGGGCCGGTCGTTGAACCGCCCCAGCCTGAACCATCGCAGGATACAAGCGACGCCATGGACGTCGATCTCGTGCCTGCTCCAACGCAAGCCACGGAACCATCTCAGGACGCACTCCCCAAGTCTGAGCCAACATCGCCTTCTTTACTCCTCACAACACACACTCCCACGAATCATGACCCAACACAGACATCCAATACAACGTTCCTCTCCGCCGCGATGGACGGAACGTTAAGGATCTGGGATAGACGCCAACAAGGTCCCGTAGCGCGCATCGGAACAAGGAATGGTGTTCCCCCGTGGTGCATGGGCGCCTGCTGGAGTCCCTCGGGCAACAATATCTACGCGGGCCGTCGCAACGGGACGGTGGAGGAGTATAATATTcacaaggccaagaggaACTGGGAACCTCACAGGACGCTCAAGTTTCCCGGGGGCAGTGGAGCAGTCAGTGCCGTGAGACCCATGATAAACGGCCGTCATCTCGTCTG TGCCTCCCATGATATCATGCGTCTCTACGATCTTCGTGAATCGTCCATGAAACACTCTAGCGTCCctttcctcatcatccccGGCCCTCCCCGTGCAGGCGTCATCTCCAGTCTCTACATAGACCCAACAAGCCGCTACATGCTGAGCGCTGCAGGCACAAGAGGCTGGGAGGGTACGAGCACTGAAGTCCTCATCGGTTATGAGATTAATGCTACCAATGGATAG
- a CDS encoding hypothetical protein (EggNog:ENOG41) — MDPPLKRDVPASAANPTTLPSATTNKQKKKPSLGRILSLPPKWLSTYEEFITKNAGQVSQIESALRSLTYIIPGRFRDAEIASESIHSGVQLLSLYHDSLLQKAIARLPMASMPSAHARYTRYWTQRSGAYRRIAMFLQMIIYTEMLWEMTAKRRGGEKSRWKVVVILEALKAFCRLLLLRITRSRPLVTPVLPEREPIPEDAAADEEEEIAYRSESELMDDVSVNGSVSGSSRDMKPAHEREWTMPRTGMSLPSLPEGGDISSYLLSRVLTADDIKPATKLLNQLQGSGQGAEILQILSPLIYASAMAYNIRRGGDKKNWTPWLIGFAVEYAARQLRDRGLRTTSLEREEWSKRGWAMGWWAMRGAAYENITKGVVGGVTKRMPSFIGGILEDYEYLWENYYFSTSA, encoded by the exons ATGGACCCTCCTCTGAAGCGCGACGTGCCTGCTTCGGCTGCGAATCCTACTACATTACCATCTGCTACGACGAATaaacaaaagaagaaacctTCGCTCGGTCGCATTCTGTCATTACCGCCCAAATGGCTGTCTACGTATGAGGAGTTCATAACCAAGAATGCCGGTCAGGTGTCACAGATTGAGAGCGCTCTACGGAGCTTAACATATATAATTCCAG GCCGCTTTCGCGATGCCGAAATCGCATCAGAGTCAATCCACTCTGGTGTTCAACTTCTATCTCTCTACCATGACTCTCTCCTCCAAAAGGCCATCGCGCGTCTGCCGATGGCGAGCATGCCATCAGCACATGCTCGATATACACGATATTGGACGCAACGGAGTGGTGCATACCGAAGAATAGCTATGTTTTTGCAAATGATCATCTACACAGAGATGCTATGGGAGATGACAGCCAAACGACGAGGTGGCGAGAAGTCACGGTGGAAAGTAGTCGTGATTCTGGAAGCACTTAAGGCCTTCTGCCGTCTTCTGCTCCTGCGCATCACACGGTCGCGTCCACTGGTCACGCCTGTGCTGCCTGAACGCGAGCCCATCCCTGAAGATGCGGCCgcggatgaagaggaagagattgCATACAGAAGTGAAAGTGAACTCATGGACGACGTTTCGGTGAACGGTTCTGTGTCAGGATCTTCGCGGGACATGAAACCCGCGCACGAGCGTGAATGGACCATGCCCCGAACAGGAATGAGCTTGCCATCATTACCAGAGGGAGGAGATATCAGCTCGTATCTGCTGAGTCGCGTGCTTACAGCTGACGACATCAAACCCGCGACCAAGCTCCTCAATCAACTCCAGGGAAGTGGTCAGGGTGCTGAGATACTGCAGATCCTGTCACCGCTTATCTACGCTTCGGCCATGGCCTACAACATCAGGAGAGGtggcgacaagaagaactggACCCCTTGGTTGATCGGCTTTGCAGTCGAGTACGCTGCCCGGCAATTACGAGACCGAGGGCTACGAACTACATCCCTTGAGCGGGAAGAATGGAGTAAGCGTGGTTGGGCCATGGGTTGGTGGGCGATGAGGGGCGCCGCATACGAGAACATCACCAAGGGAGTCGTCGGAGGTGTAACCAAGAGAATGCCCTCCTTCATCGGTGGTATCCTCGAGGACTACGAGTACCTCTGGGAGAACTACTACTTTAGCACGAGTGCATAA